In Candidatus Contubernalis alkalaceticus, the genomic window AATTATATATCTTATGGGTTTCCCTTGTCTTAAACAATTCCCGGGAGGGTAAAAACACCTTTTCTTTGTAAAAATATTTTGCCTGGGCTATTTCTTCAGAGGTGATTTTTGGCAGAGCTTCCCATTCACGGGCATTAACGGCAATTTGCCTTTCTAAATCTTTTAAATAGTCATCCAAGATGAGCATCTCCTTTCCAGATAGAAGATATATTTATTATAACACCATTACGCTAAGCGTTTCCTCTACTACTCTATTTTGAGTATTCACCACCCTCATAATAACTTAAGTGCCTGTTACTATCCGCTCCACATCCGCTCTCTAATTCTTGAAACGTTCAGCGGCTATCAACAATATTTTTAGATCAGTACAGGGACGCCCTCAGCTGCGCTAAACCAGAGTTTAACACTGTTACGTCATACCTCCCCTTTACCGCAACTTGTCCACAGCCGAGGATCTTTGACATTAGCTCTTTAAAACAAATACCGGAAAACAATTGTTTGTGCGTATTGAAAACACGTGTTAGCATTGCTATAATTATTATTGGAAAGGTTTGTGTAAGTTAATTATGCGGAACGAGGACTCAAAGGATATCATCGAAAGACTGGTAAGGGAAGGATGATATCTTGTCCGCATAAAAGGCTCACATCATCAATACAAACACAATGAAAAACCAGGAACTGTAACAGTTCAACATCCAAAAAAGTCAATATACGGTCATACTCTCAGAAGCATATACCGACAAGCAGGCTGGGAATGGTGAAAAAGCAAGCTTATTATAATAAAGGAGTGCAAAAAATGATAGATCGTTATCTTTTTCCAGCAATATTTTATCCGCCTGAACAAGACGGACTTGATTACTGCGTTGTTTTTCCCGACCTCGATGTGGCCACACAAGGCGAAAACATCCAGCAGGCATTTGATATGGCTAAAGAACTTTTAGAATTGACACTTTACGGCCTGGAAGAGGACGAAGAAAAAATTCCAGCAGCCTCTAATCCGTCAGACATCCTCTTGGATTACCAGAATGCTTTCATTTCTCTAATTTCAGTTTATATGCCTATCATTCGTGATGAAATGGCACAACAATACGTCAGAAAGACTGTTACACTACCGAAATGGCTAAACGACGCAGCTGAGAGCGCCAACGTTAATTTTTCACGGTCACTTCAGACAGCACTACGGCTCAAGCTCAACATCTCGAACCCACCCGGTCACTACAAAGCAAAAAAGAAAACTTAAAAAATTTTACCCGGACATCGGTTCCGGGCTTTTCTTGAAATATTGTTTTAGCCGTTTCAATCCATTCTAACGGGTCTAGCACGTTTTTTATCCGCCTTAACAGAGACTTGATTATTGACTATTTTCCATTTGTGACAATATCCATTTTGAAATACACATAAGGACCATCAACAGCACCCGTAACAGTTCCCGTAGCTTTAGTTATACCAAAAGTCAAAACATTCTTATCTGTGCATATTGTAACATTACCCTCATTTGAAGGGCTTCCCTTTTAGTTTAGCGACCTGCCCTCGCTATAGTTCTCATACATTACTGTGTGTTCTCAAGCGGTTTTCTCTCGGTTTTATGGCGGCCAGGACACAAAAAACCCTTGGCAGGATAACCTAAGAAAATTAATGCAGTTGGCTCAATAAAGTTGTGGGGGACTGGCCCTGAGAGGGAGATTCTGGAAATTGCCGAAGGCAAGGGCCGAAATCTTCCGGGCATCTTTCTAAGTTGGTGAAGCATGTTGTTGGCGTTACTTTCGGCATTTTTTAAAGATGTAAGCAGATGATCGCATGCGGAAATAATGTCGTCATTTTCTTTTGGTGTATCAATAACTTCACGAATATTTATTCTGGGATTGTTGGACAGAGCATTTAACATTCGCAAAATTGCCGCAAGAGAATAATTTGCACAGCGCAGGGATCGAATGATTTTGATCAGCCTGATATCTTCATCTGAATATGTTCGATAGCCGTTTTGTTTTCGCTTAATTGTGAGCAAACCATTCATTTCCCAATTTCTTAAAGCATCCATTGAAATTTGCAGCTGGTCAGCAGCTTCTTTTCTTGTGAAAAAGGCGCTGTTATTAATTTGTTTACTACCTCTTATTAGTTGCTCCACAATCGTTATAGCTTCTTCGGCGTTTTTTTGTTCTTTTTTAATTTGCTGTAAATAACATTCTGTAAGATATAATGCTTTGTCAAAATCTACACTAGCGGAGGTCCAGAGGTGAAGGGAATAGAAAAAATAAAAGGCTTTAAATTGCTGTAATACCGCACATTATCCTAGCCAAAATAATCATTTTAGCTTTTCCT contains:
- a CDS encoding type II toxin-antitoxin system HicB family antitoxin, producing the protein MVKKQAYYNKGVQKMIDRYLFPAIFYPPEQDGLDYCVVFPDLDVATQGENIQQAFDMAKELLELTLYGLEEDEEKIPAASNPSDILLDYQNAFISLISVYMPIIRDEMAQQYVRKTVTLPKWLNDAAESANVNFSRSLQTALRLKLNISNPPGHYKAKKKT
- a CDS encoding type II toxin-antitoxin system HicA family toxin; this translates as MKGSHHQYKHNEKPGTVTVQHPKKSIYGHTLRSIYRQAGWEW